From the genome of Ignavibacteriales bacterium, one region includes:
- a CDS encoding ABC transporter ATP-binding protein — MKAVVLENIVKSYTTKKSTVNAVNDVSFSVEEGEIFGLIGPDGSGKTSIFRILTTLLLADKGSASVLGYDVVKDWKAIRNIIGYMPGKFSLYQDLTVEENLEFFATIFNTTIQENYNLISDIYKQLEPFKTRRAGKLSGGMKQKLALSCALIHKPKILFLDEPTTGVDPVSRKEFWEMLKRLKAQGITIIVSTPYMDEAKLCDRIALLQNGKILKIDLPQNIVNEFGENLYAVHSENMFTLLNNLRAYPQTENCFAFGDKHHLTLKEDDVKQLNEYLNKSGQKNFTINKIEPGIEDCFMQLMKR, encoded by the coding sequence ATGAAAGCAGTCGTACTGGAAAATATTGTAAAGTCGTACACAACCAAGAAATCAACAGTTAATGCCGTTAATGACGTTTCTTTTTCTGTTGAAGAGGGAGAAATATTCGGCTTGATCGGCCCGGACGGATCCGGTAAAACATCCATCTTCAGGATTCTTACAACTCTTCTTCTCGCCGACAAAGGAAGCGCGAGCGTTCTTGGTTACGATGTTGTAAAAGATTGGAAAGCGATAAGAAACATTATCGGCTACATGCCTGGAAAATTTTCGCTTTACCAGGATTTAACGGTTGAAGAAAATCTTGAATTCTTTGCGACAATTTTTAATACAACCATTCAAGAAAATTATAATTTGATTTCCGACATTTATAAACAGCTCGAACCGTTCAAAACAAGAAGAGCAGGAAAGCTTAGCGGCGGTATGAAACAAAAACTCGCGTTGAGCTGCGCGCTGATTCACAAACCGAAAATTTTATTTTTAGATGAACCAACGACCGGCGTCGATCCGGTTTCACGAAAAGAATTTTGGGAAATGTTGAAGCGGCTTAAAGCGCAGGGAATCACTATTATTGTTTCAACTCCCTATATGGATGAAGCAAAACTTTGCGACCGGATTGCTCTTCTGCAAAACGGAAAAATTCTGAAGATCGATTTACCGCAAAACATTGTTAATGAGTTTGGCGAGAATCTTTACGCGGTGCATTCCGAAAACATGTTTACTCTTCTTAACAATCTTCGCGCATACCCTCAAACTGAAAATTGCTTCGCATTCGGAGACAAACATCACCTTACATTGAAAGAGGATGACGTTAAGCAGTTGAATGAATATTTGAATAAATCGGGACAGAAAAATTTTACAATTAACAAAATTGAACCGGGAATAGAAGATTGCTTCATGCAATTAATGAAGCGGTAA
- a CDS encoding ABC transporter permease → MRTLIFLLRKEFLQIFRNKLILRMIFVMPIMQLILLPFAANYEMKNILLSIVDKDHSEYSRKLIIEFTSTGYFKLTSTSPSYEKALKVIEDDKADLIIEIPQGFERDLIRDNQTKIMISANAINGQTSGLAVSYSNAIIREFNNDVRAEWIQQPRLSPQPVVEITSSNWFNPKMNYKYFIVPGVLALLVTLVGFILTSLNIVKEKEAGTIEQLNVSPIKKYQFILGKLIPFWILGMLVLMLGFVISFIIYGIFPQGSFLVGFLFAGIYLIAILGFGLFTSTFAETQQQAMFIAYFFMMIFVLLGGLFAPIENMPDWAQYLTYINPVRYLIEVMRMLVLKGSGFWDLRYYFLIVTGFALVFNGLAIWNYKKTN, encoded by the coding sequence ATGAGAACATTAATATTTTTACTTAGAAAAGAATTTTTACAAATCTTTCGGAATAAATTAATTCTGCGGATGATATTTGTCATGCCGATAATGCAGCTTATTCTTCTCCCCTTTGCCGCGAATTATGAAATGAAAAATATTTTGCTCAGCATTGTTGACAAAGATCATTCCGAATACTCCAGAAAATTAATAATTGAATTTACCTCCACCGGCTATTTCAAATTAACCAGCACATCTCCTTCTTATGAAAAAGCTCTTAAGGTTATTGAAGACGATAAAGCAGATTTAATAATTGAAATTCCGCAAGGTTTTGAACGGGACTTAATTCGGGACAACCAAACCAAGATTATGATATCGGCAAATGCAATCAACGGGCAAACTTCCGGACTGGCTGTTTCTTATTCAAACGCAATCATAAGAGAATTTAATAATGATGTCCGCGCTGAGTGGATTCAGCAGCCGCGGTTGAGTCCGCAGCCGGTGGTTGAAATTACAAGTTCAAACTGGTTCAATCCCAAAATGAATTATAAATATTTTATTGTTCCCGGTGTTCTTGCGCTGCTTGTTACTTTAGTCGGATTCATTTTAACGTCTCTCAATATTGTTAAGGAAAAAGAAGCGGGAACTATAGAACAGCTTAATGTTTCTCCCATCAAGAAATATCAATTCATTCTTGGCAAACTTATTCCGTTTTGGATTTTAGGAATGCTTGTTCTAATGCTTGGATTCGTGATTAGTTTTATTATATATGGAATTTTTCCGCAAGGGAGTTTTCTTGTTGGATTTCTTTTTGCAGGAATCTATTTAATTGCCATTCTAGGATTCGGATTGTTCACTTCAACGTTTGCGGAAACACAACAGCAGGCAATGTTCATAGCATATTTCTTCATGATGATTTTTGTTCTGCTCGGCGGTTTATTCGCGCCAATTGAAAACATGCCGGACTGGGCGCAGTATTTAACATACATTAATCCTGTACGTTATTTGATTGAAGTTATGCGGATGCTTGTGCTGAAAGGAAGCGGCTTTTGGGATTTACGTTATTATTTTCTTATTGTAACCGGTTTTGCGCTTGTCTTCAACGGGTTGGCAATTTGGAATTATAAAAAAACGAATTAA
- a CDS encoding HlyD family efflux transporter periplasmic adaptor subunit produces the protein MKTILNRFKYVLSLLGQSPKQSNNEKRLLHFVRNEFLLAIILSLILFSCGTGDGKFDATGTFESEEVIVSSEAMGKLVKFDVEEGATLKQNQLVGIVDTVQLYLKKKQLEASIKAVLSKQPDIATQLAAIEEQIKTATTEKKRIENLVKSNAATTKQLDDINASLDLLNKQHTALKSNLTITRQGLQSETYPLQIQIEQIQDQINKSIIKNPVDGTVLTRYAKQNEVTAKGKALYKIADLSNMTLRAYITGDQLGQVKFGQKVKVFVDKGDGEQKEMSGEIYWVSSKAEFTPKTIQTKDERANLVYAVKIRVVNDSYLKIGMYGEVKF, from the coding sequence ATGAAAACGATATTAAACAGATTTAAATATGTTTTGTCATTACTAGGGCAAAGCCCGAAGCAATCCAATAACGAAAAAAGATTGCTTCACTTCGTTCGCAATGAATTTCTACTTGCCATAATTTTGTCGTTGATTCTATTTAGCTGTGGTACCGGCGATGGTAAATTTGACGCAACCGGAACTTTCGAGTCGGAAGAAGTAATTGTTTCATCAGAAGCGATGGGCAAGCTTGTTAAATTCGATGTTGAAGAAGGCGCAACACTGAAACAAAATCAGCTGGTTGGAATTGTCGATACGGTTCAATTATATCTAAAGAAGAAACAGCTCGAAGCATCAATAAAAGCGGTGTTGAGCAAACAGCCGGATATCGCGACACAACTTGCAGCAATTGAAGAACAAATAAAAACCGCGACAACTGAAAAAAAGAGAATCGAAAACCTAGTCAAATCAAATGCGGCAACTACAAAACAACTTGATGATATAAACGCATCACTTGATTTGTTGAACAAGCAGCACACCGCACTGAAATCAAATCTTACTATTACCAGACAAGGACTGCAGAGTGAAACATATCCTCTTCAAATTCAGATCGAGCAAATTCAGGATCAGATAAATAAGAGCATAATTAAAAATCCGGTTGATGGAACGGTCCTTACCCGTTACGCAAAACAAAATGAAGTTACGGCGAAAGGAAAAGCTCTTTACAAGATTGCAGATCTTTCCAATATGACTTTACGCGCATACATAACTGGTGATCAGCTGGGACAAGTTAAGTTTGGACAAAAAGTAAAAGTGTTTGTTGATAAAGGCGATGGCGAGCAAAAAGAAATGAGCGGAGAAATTTATTGGGTTTCTTCTAAAGCAGAATTCACACCGAAAACAATTCAAACAAAAGACGAACGCGCGAACTTAGTCTATGCTGTTAAGATAAGAGTGGTTAACGACAGTTATTTGAAAATCGGTATGTATGGCGAAGTTAAATTCTAA
- a CDS encoding ABC transporter permease, which translates to MKQLLTFVRKEFHHILRDTRSMLVLLGLPIVQLLIFGFAITNETRNVNIAILDNSKDGATQNIISKIESSKYFDLYETLTSNDQIEKAFKTGKIKVAIVFQQNFQNDLAHSNKAQIQIIADGSDPNQATTLTNYLSSIIIEYQNELNQQNNLPYTINTEMRMLYNPELKGAYSSVPGVMGMILLLISTMMTSIAIVKEKELGTMEILLVSPMKPALVILSKVIPYFIVSLVNIATILLLSVFVLGMPIQGSILLLIAVTILYILCALSLGILISTVTNSQLAAMLISLLGLMLPVVMLSGYAFPVANMPVILQVLSNIVPAKWYIIMVKSVMIKGMGVAGIWKESLIISGMTLFFLLISIKRFKIRL; encoded by the coding sequence ATGAAACAGTTATTAACATTTGTAAGAAAAGAATTTCACCATATACTGCGCGATACGAGATCAATGCTTGTTCTGCTCGGTCTGCCAATCGTTCAGCTTCTGATATTCGGTTTCGCTATAACCAATGAAACACGAAACGTAAATATTGCAATTCTTGACAACTCGAAAGATGGGGCAACACAAAACATTATCTCAAAAATTGAAAGCAGTAAATATTTTGATCTTTATGAAACGCTTACTTCAAACGATCAGATTGAAAAAGCATTCAAAACCGGAAAAATAAAAGTGGCGATAGTTTTTCAGCAAAATTTTCAAAACGATTTAGCTCATTCCAACAAAGCACAAATTCAAATAATTGCCGACGGCTCTGATCCTAACCAGGCAACAACTTTAACAAATTACCTAAGCTCAATTATAATAGAATACCAAAACGAACTGAATCAACAAAATAATCTCCCATACACAATTAATACTGAAATGAGAATGCTCTACAATCCGGAATTAAAGGGAGCGTATTCATCGGTCCCCGGTGTTATGGGAATGATTCTTCTTCTCATTTCAACAATGATGACTTCCATAGCGATTGTAAAAGAGAAAGAACTTGGAACGATGGAAATTCTGCTTGTCTCGCCAATGAAGCCGGCGCTTGTAATTCTTAGTAAAGTAATTCCTTACTTTATTGTTTCGCTTGTTAACATTGCAACAATTTTATTGCTGAGTGTTTTTGTTTTGGGAATGCCGATTCAAGGAAGCATCTTGTTATTAATCGCGGTTACAATTTTGTATATCCTTTGCGCGCTTTCACTTGGAATTCTTATTTCAACAGTTACAAATTCACAATTAGCGGCGATGTTAATTTCTCTTCTCGGATTAATGCTTCCGGTTGTGATGTTAAGCGGTTACGCATTTCCAGTCGCGAACATGCCGGTTATATTGCAAGTGCTGTCGAATATCGTCCCGGCAAAATGGTACATAATAATGGTGAAGTCGGTAATGATAAAAGGAATGGGCGTTGCCGGAATCTGGAAAGAGTCTTTGATAATTTCCGGGATGACACTCTTCTTTCTTTTGATCAGCATAAAACGTTTTAAGATCAGGCTATAA
- a CDS encoding class I SAM-dependent methyltransferase, with protein sequence MNNVNFDSDNAAKYDNLARKAVFGYDQLFIMATALISDEQNDSKNVLVVGCGTGMELITFGRLMPNWQMTGVDPSEEMIKISKTKIDEHKLNNRATLHHGFVEGLSEEKKYDAATLIFVMRFIPDDKKKLLLLQNIAKRLRSGAKLILVDQYVDPSQDHFLSMTNAWKSFMKHGGAHSELVNKIAVQANEQSFFTESGMQKLLSETGFGKMNRFYNSFMHSGWVIQKK encoded by the coding sequence ATGAATAATGTAAATTTTGATTCTGATAATGCCGCAAAATATGATAATCTTGCCCGCAAAGCTGTCTTTGGTTACGATCAACTTTTTATTATGGCTACAGCACTTATTTCGGACGAGCAAAACGATTCAAAAAATGTTTTAGTTGTTGGATGCGGTACGGGGATGGAATTAATTACATTCGGAAGGTTAATGCCGAATTGGCAAATGACTGGAGTTGATCCCTCCGAAGAAATGATCAAAATATCCAAAACTAAAATTGATGAACACAAACTAAATAATCGGGCTACATTGCATCATGGTTTTGTAGAGGGTCTTTCCGAAGAAAAAAAATACGATGCCGCTACACTGATATTTGTAATGCGATTTATTCCAGATGATAAAAAGAAACTATTGCTTCTCCAGAACATCGCCAAACGGTTACGATCGGGCGCAAAGCTTATTCTTGTTGATCAGTACGTTGATCCAAGTCAAGATCATTTTTTGTCAATGACAAATGCGTGGAAAAGTTTTATGAAGCATGGCGGAGCGCACTCTGAGTTAGTAAATAAAATTGCGGTTCAGGCGAATGAACAAAGTTTTTTCACCGAATCCGGGATGCAAAAATTGCTATCGGAAACTGGATTTGGAAAAATGAATCGCTTTTACAATTCTTTTATGCACAGTGGATGGGTTATTCAGAAAAAATAA
- a CDS encoding GIY-YIG nuclease family protein has protein sequence MEKKYYIYIMTNKNDRVLYTGVTGDLIKRVYEHKEKIVDGFTKRYNMNKLVYYEEYNEILSAIEREKQIKAGSRKKKLELVNRMNPE, from the coding sequence ATGGAAAAGAAATACTACATATATATAATGACAAACAAAAACGATAGGGTATTATATACTGGAGTTACAGGCGATCTAATTAAAAGAGTATATGAGCATAAGGAAAAAATAGTAGACGGATTTACGAAAAGGTATAATATGAATAAGTTGGTTTATTATGAAGAATATAATGAGATTCTGAGTGCTATTGAAAGAGAAAAACAAATAAAAGCCGGTTCACGAAAGAAGAAATTAGAATTAGTAAACAGAATGAATCCGGAATGA
- a CDS encoding ABC transporter ATP-binding protein, producing the protein MTTKEIVIKTDKLTKKFGDFVAVDQVSFEVYKGEIFGFLGANGAGKTTAIKMLIGISKPSSGNAQIAGFDVYKQTEQIKKNIGYMSQKFSLYEDLTIKENIQLFGGIYGLTDKEIETKSGALIDKLNLSNEADKVVSSLPLGWKQKLAFSIAILHEPKIVFLDEPTGGVDPITRRQFWDMIYEAAHNGITAFVTTHYMDEAEYCDRVSIMVDGVITALDSPKGLKEKYKAETMEDVFVLLARSAKRGE; encoded by the coding sequence ATGACTACAAAAGAAATAGTAATAAAGACGGATAAGCTTACAAAAAAATTCGGCGATTTTGTCGCAGTGGATCAAGTTTCGTTTGAGGTATATAAAGGAGAAATCTTTGGATTCCTCGGCGCTAATGGCGCGGGAAAAACAACGGCTATCAAAATGCTTATCGGTATTTCAAAGCCGAGTTCCGGTAATGCGCAGATAGCCGGTTTTGATGTTTATAAACAGACGGAACAAATAAAAAAGAATATCGGCTACATGAGTCAGAAATTTTCACTGTATGAAGACTTAACAATAAAAGAAAATATCCAACTCTTCGGCGGAATTTACGGTCTGACAGACAAAGAAATTGAAACGAAAAGCGGAGCGTTGATTGATAAACTAAATTTATCAAACGAAGCGGATAAAGTTGTTAGTTCTCTTCCGCTCGGCTGGAAACAAAAACTCGCGTTCAGCATAGCAATTTTGCATGAACCGAAAATAGTTTTTCTTGATGAACCGACCGGTGGGGTTGACCCGATTACGCGCAGACAATTTTGGGATATGATTTACGAAGCGGCACACAATGGAATTACTGCATTTGTTACAACGCATTACATGGATGAGGCGGAATATTGTGACCGTGTTTCTATCATGGTGGACGGCGTAATTACGGCTCTTGATTCTCCAAAGGGATTGAAAGAAAAATACAAAGCGGAAACGATGGAAGATGTTTTTGTTCTCTTAGCGCGAAGCGCAAAGAGAGGAGAATAA